The sequence below is a genomic window from Oscillospiraceae bacterium.
CCAGCCGCTGGGGCGTGACGCGCTCCCCCACCGTGGGCAGGCCCCCGGCAAGCCACTCCCCCAGGGCGGGGGAGACGTAGGTCACCACGCCCTGCTCCGTCAGCTTAATAAGCCGCCCGCCGATGTTGTAACAGCCTGTCTCCACCAGCTCGCCGCAGTCGTAGCGGGCCAGGTTGGAGGTGCCGCCCCCGATGTCAAAGTGTAATACCTGGGTGTGATGCTCCCTTGCGTATTCATCCGCCCCCGCCCCCCGGGCGGCTAAAATGCTCTCCAGGTCGGGCCCGGCGGTGGCCACCACAAAGTCCCCGGCAAAGCCGGACAGGCTGCTGAGCACCTCCCGGGCATTCTCCTTCCGGGCGGTCTCCCCGGTGATGATCACCGCGCCGGTGCCGATCTGGTCCTTGCGGAAGCCGGATTTTTCGTACTCCTCCGCCACGATGGCCCGCACCCCCTCGGCGTCGATGACCGTGTCGGAGCGCAGGGGTGTAAAGTGGATGCCGCTGCGGAAGACCACCTCCCGGGCCGCGATGGACACGCGGGGCACGGAGAAGGGGTTGGCCCGGTTCTCCAGGGTCAGCTTCGAGATGACGAACTGGGTGGTGGAGGTGCCGATGTCGATGCCGACGGAATATAGCTCCTCACTCACAGCGGCACCTCCACCGGGGCCCCACAATGGGGCGGGCGCACGCCCGTAAAATCGCAGCTCAGCGGAGATTTTCCGCAGGCGGAATTCACTTCCGCCGAGGATTTTAAAGTTCCGGGGCCCCCATGGCATGCCGCGCATGCCATGGGGCGGGACGTGCCGATGTCGATGCCGACGCTGTAAAGCTCCTCCACGCTACACCAGCTCCTTCAACAGGGTTTTCAAGGCCTCCTCCGTGGCGGGCCGGGGGTTGCCGGGCAGGCACACGTCGGCCAGGGCCGCCGCCGCCAGGGCCTCCAGATCCGCCCGCAGCGCGCGCCCCTCCACGCCGCAGGCGCTCAGCGTCTCGGGCATGCCCAGCCCGGCGCGCATACGGGACAGGGCCGCGGCCAGGGCCCGGCCGTTCTTGGCCAAGCCGCACAGCCCGGCCAGCCTGGCGTACTTCTCCGCCGCGCGGGGGTCCTCCCCGTTGAAGTGCAGCACGTGGGGCAGCAGCAGGGCGTTGAGCCGCCCGTGGGGCACGTGGTAGCGCCCCCCCAGGGCGTGGGCCAGCGCGTGGCTGAGCCCCAGCCCCGCCGCGTTGAAGGCGATGCCCGCCAGGCAGGACGCCTGGAGCATCCGCTCCCTGGCGGGGCTCTCCCCCTGCTGCGCGTGGGCCTCGGGCAGGCTGCGGTAGGCCAGGACAAAGGCCTTCTCGGCCAGGGCGTCGGTAAAGGCGTTGGCCCCCCGCGCCACGTAGGCCTCGGCCGCGTGGGTGAGCACGTCCATGCCGGTGTCGGCGGTCACGGCGGGCGGCACCCCGGCCAGGAGGGCGGCGTCCAGCACCGCCGCGTCGGGCAGCAGCGCGCCGTCCACCAGGGGGTACTTTACCCCCGCGTCGGTGTCGGTGAGCACGGCGAAGGAGGTGACCTCCGACCCGGTGCCCGCCGTGGTGGGCACGCACCAGAGCGGCAGCGGACCCGCCGGAGGCGCAAAGTGCCGCATGGCCTTGGCGCAGTCCATGGGGGAGCCGCCGCCGAAGGCCACCAGGGCCTCGGGCCGAAAGGCCGCCAGAGCCGCGGCCCCCTCGGCCACCAGCCGGAGGGAGGGGTCGGGCTTGACGGCGTCGAAGACCTCCACCGCGCAGTCTTTGAGCCGGGCCTTCACCCGGTCCAGCAGGCCGGAGGAGGCCAGAAAGCCGTCTGTCACCACCATGACCCGCCTGCCGGAGAGGGCCTCCAGGGCGCTCAGCGCGTCGGGGCCGAAATAGATGGTCGGTTTTAATGCAAATTGTTCCATGCGCCACCCCTGTTTC
It includes:
- a CDS encoding alcohol dehydrogenase; translation: MEQFALKPTIYFGPDALSALEALSGRRVMVVTDGFLASSGLLDRVKARLKDCAVEVFDAVKPDPSLRLVAEGAAALAAFRPEALVAFGGGSPMDCAKAMRHFAPPAGPLPLWCVPTTAGTGSEVTSFAVLTDTDAGVKYPLVDGALLPDAAVLDAALLAGVPPAVTADTGMDVLTHAAEAYVARGANAFTDALAEKAFVLAYRSLPEAHAQQGESPARERMLQASCLAGIAFNAAGLGLSHALAHALGGRYHVPHGRLNALLLPHVLHFNGEDPRAAEKYARLAGLCGLAKNGRALAAALSRMRAGLGMPETLSACGVEGRALRADLEALAAAALADVCLPGNPRPATEEALKTLLKELV